Proteins found in one Pelotomaculum isophthalicicum JI genomic segment:
- a CDS encoding C40 family peptidase: MKYPRRGILLLSTMTLLMLMSCRLTPGPEPGQDVVPAKPVAPVEMSGTDTQAGLSRGAITEPVTMLWSNPGQLRDYDHFLLEKPSNPAVWAAGMDTEMRLWLVGKAETQALYGEPVVILERCGEWLRVAAAKQKSSLNELGYPGWVPAVHVITEQSYLSDLETRPNIVVAKPLTKLYANQELTEVVTELCYQTRLPLLEEKTYNVAVRLPDGGTGYLPRQDVKKTSELTFSAGDIVNEAMSFLGLRYIWAGTSSYGFDCSGYTMRLYQSQGISIPRDAHEQAREGQMVDKSDLLPGDLLFFAAKEGQGQIHHVAMYIGNGMMIHSPNSSSSVQIDAIDSGAYIREYWGAKRYIP; encoded by the coding sequence ATGAAATATCCTCGCAGAGGTATTTTATTGCTTTCTACCATGACATTATTAATGTTAATGTCATGCAGGTTGACGCCGGGTCCGGAGCCGGGACAAGACGTTGTACCAGCCAAACCGGTGGCGCCTGTCGAAATGTCGGGAACAGACACTCAGGCAGGGCTTTCGCGTGGAGCCATAACTGAGCCGGTCACCATGCTTTGGTCAAATCCTGGCCAACTCCGCGATTATGATCACTTTCTTCTGGAAAAACCCAGCAACCCGGCTGTTTGGGCAGCCGGTATGGACACCGAGATGCGGTTATGGCTGGTTGGAAAGGCAGAAACCCAGGCGCTTTATGGGGAGCCGGTAGTAATCTTGGAGCGGTGCGGTGAATGGCTAAGAGTAGCGGCTGCCAAACAAAAAAGCAGCCTCAACGAATTGGGCTATCCTGGCTGGGTACCGGCAGTTCATGTTATCACTGAGCAGTCTTATCTAAGCGATTTAGAAACCCGGCCCAATATTGTTGTTGCAAAACCGCTGACCAAACTTTATGCAAATCAAGAATTAACCGAGGTTGTTACAGAACTCTGTTACCAGACCAGGCTTCCGTTGCTGGAAGAGAAAACATATAATGTTGCGGTTCGGCTACCCGATGGCGGTACCGGATACCTGCCGCGCCAGGATGTTAAGAAAACAAGTGAATTGACTTTTTCCGCGGGGGATATTGTAAATGAGGCAATGAGCTTTCTCGGACTGCGGTACATTTGGGCCGGTACATCTTCTTACGGTTTTGACTGTTCCGGATATACCATGCGCCTCTACCAGTCTCAAGGCATATCCATTCCCAGGGATGCTCACGAACAGGCAAGGGAAGGTCAAATGGTAGATAAATCCGACCTTTTACCGGGCGATCTGCTTTTTTTCGCGGCCAAAGAAGGACAGGGGCAAATCCATCATGTAGCTATGTATATCGGCAACGGTATGATGATCCATTCACCCAACAGCAGTTCTTCAGTGCAGATAGACGCAATAGACAGTGGAGCTTACATTAGAGAATATTGGGGAGCAAAACGCTATATCCCGTAA
- a CDS encoding aspartate kinase, translating into MLVVQKYGGSSVADAERIRRVARRVNDVRAEGHSVVVVVSAMGDTTDDLINLVESITDSPPEREMDVILSTGEQVSIALLAMAVKELGAPVISLTGAQAGIMTDNAHTKARILDVNTARLQKEIDGGNIVIVAGFQGINEKNDITTLGRGGSDTTAVALAAALKADLCEIYTDVDGVYTTDPRIVTEARKLDVVSYDEMLELANLGAVVLHPRSVELAMQYGIPLHVRSSFNLNSGTIVREVDSMERSLVVTGVAYDLNVAKIGLYDVFDKPGIAYKLFKSLADEKINVDMIIQSATRDERNDISFTCSQSDLKKALSVVEGLLPEIGASGVTSKDSVAKVSIVGAGMVSNPGVAAMMFEALAKEGINLEMISTSEIKTSCVIEASEAKKAVQTLHNKFNLAE; encoded by the coding sequence TTGTTAGTTGTGCAGAAATACGGGGGCAGTTCGGTGGCCGACGCCGAACGAATCCGGCGGGTTGCCCGGCGGGTTAATGATGTACGGGCTGAAGGTCATAGTGTAGTAGTTGTTGTATCAGCGATGGGCGACACGACTGATGATTTAATCAATTTGGTCGAGAGTATAACCGACAGCCCGCCGGAAAGGGAAATGGATGTTATTTTATCAACGGGGGAGCAGGTTTCAATAGCGCTTCTTGCCATGGCCGTCAAGGAACTGGGGGCGCCGGTAATTTCTCTTACCGGGGCGCAAGCAGGTATTATGACTGATAATGCACATACAAAGGCTAGAATATTGGATGTTAATACTGCCCGGTTGCAAAAAGAAATTGACGGGGGCAATATTGTTATAGTAGCTGGTTTTCAAGGAATAAATGAAAAGAATGATATAACTACTCTCGGCCGTGGTGGCTCGGACACCACAGCAGTGGCTCTAGCCGCTGCTTTAAAGGCTGATCTGTGCGAGATTTATACTGACGTTGACGGGGTTTACACCACGGATCCAAGGATTGTCACAGAAGCCCGCAAGCTTGACGTAGTCTCTTATGATGAAATGTTGGAACTTGCCAACCTGGGAGCGGTAGTGCTGCACCCACGCTCGGTGGAACTGGCTATGCAATACGGGATACCGCTGCATGTGCGTTCAAGTTTTAATCTTAATTCAGGGACAATAGTAAGGGAGGTAGACAGTATGGAGAGATCACTTGTGGTTACCGGTGTGGCGTATGATCTAAATGTTGCCAAGATAGGGTTGTATGATGTATTTGATAAGCCAGGTATTGCCTATAAATTGTTTAAGTCGCTAGCTGATGAAAAAATAAACGTCGATATGATTATTCAAAGCGCTACAAGGGACGAAAGGAATGATATATCCTTCACATGCTCGCAGAGCGATTTAAAGAAAGCATTGTCCGTCGTTGAAGGCCTCTTGCCGGAGATTGGCGCCAGTGGAGTTACCAGCAAAGACAGCGTGGCCAAGGTTTCCATCGTGGGCGCCGGCATGGTCAGCAACCCGGGTGTGGCCGCCATGATGTTTGAAGCGCTTGCGAAAGAAGGAATTAACCTGGAAATGATTAGTACTTCTGAAATTAAAACATCCTGTGTTATCGAAGCAAGTGAGGCAAAAAAGGCTGTACAAACCCTGCACAATAAATTCAACCTGGCAGAATAA
- the thrB gene encoding homoserine kinase produces the protein MIRVQVPATTANLGPGFDCLGMALELYNIVELVQVPYGLTIEVTGEGTADIPRDVDNLVFKSAQRVFEQVDFKPTGLKIRLINQIPVARGLGSSTAAIIGGVIAANLLAGGRLSLKDIISLASSIEGHPDNVAPAVLGGIVISVQADGELKNMKIQPPQGIRCVVAVPDFILATKTSRDVLPSQVAFQDAIFNLGRVALLVAALQRGDFSLLGTAMEDHLHQPFRSVLVPGMKKVLAAAKLAGARGVTLSGAGPSVIALADGNFDLIARVMGDTFRQNGVKCRTLVLKPSPIGARALEVK, from the coding sequence ATGATTCGTGTGCAGGTGCCTGCTACCACGGCCAACCTTGGGCCTGGTTTTGACTGCTTGGGAATGGCCTTGGAATTATACAACATAGTGGAGTTGGTCCAGGTTCCTTATGGCCTGACCATCGAGGTGACCGGCGAGGGTACGGCTGATATTCCCAGGGATGTGGACAACCTCGTATTTAAGTCTGCGCAGCGTGTTTTCGAACAAGTGGACTTTAAGCCCACTGGTTTGAAAATACGCCTGATTAACCAGATACCGGTTGCCCGTGGTTTAGGGAGCAGTACCGCCGCCATCATCGGTGGAGTGATAGCTGCTAATTTACTCGCCGGGGGACGGCTTTCTTTAAAAGATATTATCAGTTTAGCTAGTTCGATAGAGGGCCATCCGGATAATGTCGCGCCTGCGGTCCTGGGAGGTATAGTGATCTCTGTTCAGGCCGACGGGGAACTAAAAAATATGAAAATCCAGCCGCCTCAAGGCATCAGATGCGTGGTGGCAGTACCTGATTTTATACTTGCGACAAAAACGTCCAGGGATGTTCTGCCGTCTCAAGTAGCATTTCAAGACGCTATATTTAATTTGGGCAGGGTTGCCCTTTTAGTCGCCGCCTTGCAGCGCGGTGATTTCTCCTTGTTGGGGACAGCGATGGAGGACCACCTTCATCAACCCTTCCGTTCAGTTCTGGTTCCTGGTATGAAAAAGGTGCTGGCTGCGGCAAAACTAGCCGGAGCCAGGGGGGTTACTCTGAGTGGCGCGGGACCATCCGTGATTGCTCTTGCTGACGGCAACTTTGATTTAATAGCCCGGGTGATGGGCGATACTTTTCGTCAAAATGGCGTGAAATGCAGGACTTTAGTTCTGAAACCAAGTCCAATAGGTGCGAGAGCACTTGAAGTAAAATAA